Proteins from one Peromyscus eremicus unplaced genomic scaffold, PerEre_H2_v1 PerEre#2#chr22_unloc_1, whole genome shotgun sequence genomic window:
- the LOC131900453 gene encoding zinc finger protein 844-like yields the protein MGGFFREPGSWLSSSPEEVGSCQEFCALASAVKRASQLSSTMDAVTYNDVHVDFTQEEWALLDPSQKNLYNNVMLETYLNLSAIGMKEVIQETNLLNGLYVLMHLHVRVIFKGMKEFILERNSMKVFIIVKTLHVIVVSKYIKEHVLEGNHMNVSNVVKPLLVPVIFKCMKEHILERNPMNVISVVKALHNTVIFECMKEYILERNLMNVISVVKPLLVIVLFSCIKEDILARNPMNVIIVVKPFLVLVILNCIKEYILERDPMNVINVVKPLCNTVIFECMKEHILERNPMNAISVVKPFPVTVIFKDMKEHILERSPMNVISVVKPLVVTIIFKDMKEHILERSPMDVINVVKPLFVLVIFNCIKEHTLERNPMNVIIVVKPLHNTVIFKGIKEYILERSPMNVICVVKPLHVTMVFKDMKEHILERSPMNVICVVKPLHVTMVFKDMKEHILERDPMNVINVGKPFLVLVLLNCIK from the exons gATGCAGTGACGtataatgatgtgcatgtcgACTTCACTCAGGAGGAGTGGGCATTGCTGGATCCttcacagaagaatctctacaacaatgtgatgctggagacctatCTGAACCTCAGTGCTATAG gcatgaaagaagttaTACAGGAGACCAATCTTCTCAATGGACTCTATGTGTTAATGCATTTGCATGTCAGAGTCATCTTCAAAGgtatgaaagaattcatactggaaaGAAACTCTATGAAGGTATTCATTATAGTGAAGACTTTGCATGTCATAGTAGTCTCCAAATACATCAAGGAACATGTACTAGAgggaaaccatatgaatgtaagcaatgtggtaaagcctttgctcgtcccagtcatcttcaaatgcatgaaagaacacatactggagagaaaccctatgaatgtaatcagtgtggtaaaggctttgcacaacacagtcatcttcgaatgcatgaaagaatacatactggagagaaaccttatgaatgtaatcagtgtggtaaagcctttgcttgtcATAGTTCTCTTCAGTTGCATAAAAGAGGACATACTGgcgagaaaccctatgaatgtaatcattgtggtaaagcctttcctCGTCTTGGTGATCTTAAAttgcataaaagaatacatactggagagagaccctatgaatgtaatcaatgtggtaaagcctttgtgcAATACAGTCATCTTcgaatgcatgaaagaacacatactggagagaaaccctatgaatgcaatcagtgtggtaaagcctttccccgttacagtcatcttcaaagacatgaaagaacacatactagagagaagccctatgaatgtaatcagtgtggtaaagcctttggttGTTACAATCatcttcaaagacatgaaagaacacatactggagagaagccctatggatgtaatcaatgtggtaaagcctttgtttgTCTTGGTGatcttcaattgcataaaagaacacacactggagagaaaccctatgaatgtaatcattgtagtaaagcctttgcacaacacagtcatcttcaaaggcataaaagaatacatactggagagaagccctatgaatgtaatctgtgtggtaaagcctttgcatgtaacAATGGtcttcaaagacatgaaagaacacatactggagagaagccctatgaatgtaatctgtgtggtaaagcctttgcatgtaacAATGGtcttcaaagacatgaaagaacacatactggagagagaccctatgaatgtaatcaatgtgggaaagccttttcTCGTCTTAGTACTCTTAAATTgcataaaataa